TTAAAATtcgtattataattacttacagATGTACATCAAAAACGCAAGGGAAGCTGAATCACGAGATGAAGACACTGCGGAAGCGGCTCGAACAAAACAGTGAACTGATAAAAGCTCTCTCCGTACCTGTACAGTCAGAAATAGCCATTAAGTGAGTAATAATAACTTCCTTTTCTGTATAAACGATCCCCGccataatgtaatttaatctttgtgttgcggtgggtttcacaaatattcaagtgacgtgcacgaagacacccagactgtcccagactcaggacaagcattcgtgtattcGTGTGCATCCGAGTGGCATAGGCCACGCAGATCCCTCTATGCGCGATATTTCGCgtgttcgaaccccgcgtaggacaagagttTCTATGATCCACTAACGCTTTTCCTGGTTCTGGGTCCTTTtggatgtgacttgaatgtaaaATCCTccgtgacacaagaattaaattcctcaatgtgggtttaggttaaaaaaaaaacatttcgattacaatctattttttttcctaatGACTAACTCAGTCACGTCCAAATCGTCAACATTGGTACTTTAATCGATCACCATCGATAAGAATCGATTAATCTCTCGATTGTTTACAGAATGATGCGGGATATGGGCTGGGATGGCGGCGCGTTGGGGACCCGCGGCGACGGTATCACAGAGCCCATCATGCCTATATTGAAGTTGGTAGGTATTATATGTAATAAACTATAGTTAAATATACTAGTTCTTGTACACCACTTTGTCTGCTTTTCTACATTGTGCATAATAGGGATAACAACTATTTTTGAGctttgaataattatgaataccaattttttccctcgtttttatacactcacttttcttgtttgtcgtgcCGGTTGgaattttgcaactcaattttgaggcacttcccggtAAGCTAGCAGTCTGATATTGCGATTTACAACTTTagaaacggctggaccgattttgatgaaatttgaatggagtgcacacatttaaaaacgtgggtttttattttattttaatctattgcttattttacattaaaacagtttatctttatGAATTCGTGTTGTTTAGATAAGGGTCAAAGTAAGTGtctcaaatgttttaattacctATCTTTccgaaaaaagatttttacagACCTCTCTTCCATATTATACAATAATCTTAACCATCATATAGACAGCTCAGTTTAAACTTCAAAAAGGAGTTAATATCGAAACATACATTATTGGTAAACCTCCCAACTCAATCACCCAATTACATTATCTTGTTTAACAGAACGCCGCCGCTGGCCTCGGTCATGGACCAAATCAAAAACCACCAGTAAAACAAATACAGCCTAGCAACAAGACAGACTCAGAAACAATAGACAGTGAAACAGACATCATTGTCAAGAAAACGAAAGAATTACTCAAGAACCAGAGCTTCAACATCATATTCAAGCAAAACATTCCAAACCGAACACCTCCAAGCACCCAAAATACAACACCAAATGTTAGACGAAGCAAAAATAGCATTAGAAAGGCAAAACAAACTATGAATATCATTGAACATATAGAGAAAACCGttaataagaagaaaaatgaACCAAATATACACAATAATGAGTTTAACGATCCGGCTGACTTTCATATAGACATGCTCAAAGCCATATTAGAATTGTTAGCGACCAATATAACAACGAAAACTATTAAGTACCAGACTCATGTTACTAAGAGAAACAGACTTTTCTTAAGGAAACTCATTAAATGTCTGGCGGAGAGAAAGGCACCGGGGATTGAGATGGGTGAATATGTCAAGGGCGTTATCAAGGATATATTAAACTTGTATGATAAGATGCCAGGGGTCATTGTGTCGGCTTACTTACCGCATGGATTCTAGTGAGTATGATTATGATGTTACGGCACAAATTGCACATTGTAAAAAGGTTTAGATCACAAGGTATCGTGATGTGGCTGTACATGAGtaaattctactaatattataaacgcgaaagtttgtatgtatggatgtttgttcctgttTCACGCGAAAACACAGAACGGATTTaggacgaaacttggtatacagatagttatATTACCAGAaataacacataggatagtttttatccagatCTTATATCCCGTgcgatcattttcgatttttagcgtaTGGGCGCTAGTAAGTACAttaatagccgagtggttaaggacATCGCCAAATCCTCTCTACGCGACATGttagggttcgatccccgcgtaagacaggTATTcatgtgatccacaaatggtTGTTTCTGAATCTTGGTGGTtgtgtgcaagtgacttgaatttttgtaaaaccCCATCGCGATACAGGGAACCTACACAAATACTGaagtcataatttaatttattattttttccttacaGCGAAGTAGTCTTGACAAAAATCACCAAATCACGTGTAGAATTCGCTCAAGAATTGTTAGAaaggcagaaaagaaaacaaacaactgACGATTTGATCGCCGAAATGTCTAAAGAAGACATTATGACGTTTTTGAAACAGCTGGCCCCGGCTTATCACGGGAAAAGGACCTTTAAAGCAATGCAGTTAAGACTGCTTATcgtaataaagattttattctttgttataTCGGATTTTGAGGAGATTATTTTCGTGAGTAATCGGCCGTTGCCAAGTAAACAGAAGAATTTCCTTAATACCGCTCTGAATATGTACAATAAGAAGATTACAAAGGGGTCTTCGCACCTTGAGAAGGCTATATCAGTGGAAATTACAAACCGTATGGGACAATATAACTTCTATGTGACATATTCTTGTAATGATAGgtgagtttattttgttttttctttataatatagaGCTATCAACATTGTTGGCTGTCGACTACCGACTGTCCAGCTTTTACGGCAATCTACTGAACCAATTGTAATTGaatttagtacacagatagtcttgagcctgagaaaggacataggctgCTTTTCAACTGCAAAAATCTTTTAGTGATATCTGTGCAcgggttttattttataataaccaCAACATTTtccacatattattatgaagattatGCTATGATGAGGATTTttgtattgcttttttattattttatgaggGGGTGGGATTAATTATACATTCTATCCATGTTTTCATGTTCATTTTCCAAATGGACTCTGGACGTAACCACTGTTAGGGAGATTTCTTGGGTTTGTAGAAGTAATGAGACTGCTTCCGAAATATAGGTGCTGGTTTATTTGCAACGGAACTTACCAATATAATTAAACGGCGCGCGACGCGTACAATGTTCACAGCTGATCGGTAAAGTGTGTGTGCGCCGCGATTCTCGTACTTCGTTGCTCCCCGCACCGCGCTCCCCGCTggacccccccccccccgccagTCGCGCCTCTGACGTCGTTGCTATGTGCGAGAGGTTTCCGAACAACCACCACTCTCAACAGCtattaactaatataatatatgtgtttCAGAAAATTCGCCATACTCAAAAGGAGGTGCGGTGAGCCAGTACCAATATTCATCAAAAGTTACACCTACACATTCAACCTCGACGATTTCATTGACCCCAATGAGGTTGCGACAAAGACTATGAAgatatccaaaaataaaagGTCAATGCGCCTCGTGACCAACTACAATGGACCAAATCTACAAATAGTTGTTAACCAAAACAATACACAGACAAAAACTAGTGTTGTAAACCGTAAAGCCGTAGATAATGTTGCCAAAGACATTGATTCCGATTCGGATGATAGCTACGCGAGTGATGAAGAAAGCCAAATTACCACCAGTGATTTTACTGATGATAAAACGAGTAGTGTTGCCAGTGATAATAAAGAtagtgtcaaaaatattttcgtaaataatcCTATAGTTAGTAAGGACgtttctaaaaacattttatgcgAAGAAAATGTTGTGCCTACAATTAGTGTGAAGGACGCtattaaaaataaggttaaaatagaaaataaagttgTTGAGAATCaacaaataagtataaaaaccAATATTAAAGATTCTATGAAAGAATCGCATGATAATGTAGATGTTAGTGTTGTTCCCGCTACGGGAGCGGAAAATATAGATTGCATCGAAGATTGCAATATCGATTTCAATAACGATTTGGTAGATTATGAATCGAGTGATGAAGTCGATTCTATTGAGGAAATCGATTCGATTAAAGATGAAGAAATCGTTATAAACAAGGACGACGGTCCCGTAAATTCCGTTGCAAAAATTAATCCAGCTAAAAATGATCGCGCCATCGATTTTAAAAGTGACgtaacaaataaagaaaactctTTCGATATAAATAAGCAACGTGAGACTGATCGTGATACGCTTTTAAAGGTAGTtgtaagtgaaaaaaaatgtgataaaagaCATAATAGTGATGTAACTCTTTTCAAACAATCTGGTACAGTTGACAAAATTTGTCACGAAATCAGCAATGTGTATATCGTACCTGTTAACTTTCCGAACGAGTGTATCAATGATGTGTACGCAGAGGAAATTCAAAAACTAATTTCGCACACTATATTGACTTCCAGGCAGCTAGAGCTGCCATTATTAATGTGTCATGGCCTCCAAAAAGGCGCTTTAATTTACACTTGCCAAGATAAAAAATCTTTAGCTTGGCTGAAAAGCACTGTAAGTGCCGCAagccatttaaaagtaataGATGGGCCAAAAGTTACAAAGATGGCGGTGAAATTTCACTGTCTTTTTGACTTTAATGTACCGTATTTATTCACGATGATTGAGAAGTACAATCCAAAGATTTCTACAAGTAAATGGATTGTAGAGAAATCCGAGTTTTACGACGATTTCGTCCTATTAGTGATTCAAATGGATGAaaaatccataaatattttacacgcCTCTGGACTCGCTTTGTTCGCTGGCATCGACAAAATCGAGTTCAGTCtaattttttaagaataaacgttttcctacatatttttgtattttgtatctttGTCTAGTCGGCACAAACTGGGAATTATGATTAGatcaaaagaaagaaaaagttttagttCTATATTACTGTTTCagtttaaaaacgtatttttttatttgttatagttTACTAAGGTTAGAAAAGGGTGAACAAAGACGCTGGGTGAGGCAATTTTGGAAATTTCCTGCCTTTTAAGCTACATATagcgtttattttttaaggaaacaattgagattataaaaagtattttgtataacATACAAAAACCTCACATAAATGAGTCTTTATTCActctaaaaaaatctatttacgcCATTTTATGGTACTAAATTATCTCTGTTGTCGACAAATtctgattattaaataaacagtattacgggatcttctatttttttatttctgttctcTACTTTTTCAAATACATTCAATGGGACTGGTGGTTATGAATCAAAACCTTTAATTGAAAAGGCAAAATGGATAATACACAAAACTCGTAACTCGTTTTAAGGTACAACAAAACATGGCCGCTAATCGGAGGGATaatattccttatttttttttatttgattgaaataacTTACTTAATTCAGATTAGGTGAAACCAGGTTCTctttttttgatgttttcaGGTTCAAGTGTTAAGTGTACTGGAACCAAACAGAGAATAAGTTGTTGGCCCATTTATGTATTTGGAACAATGCATATGCCCAAGTTACCGATAAAAATCATCATACCCACATGATCTGTACAttgataaacttaattattattcaaagcaCAAGTAAAATGTTATCAGATCTTCAGAATACGGGATCAATTGAAAGGTTTCAGTATAAATACACCTAAAAATTGTATTCGACATCATTCCAATTTGCGATCTTTACAAAGTTCCCGCTAAAATTGACGTTTCGAAAATGAACTCAAAATTGGCAACGGTATTAATGGCATACTGCCTGATCCACTTTTTTAGTGGATCTGAAAGTTCCTTTATTAAGCCTAATAATGTTCCAAGGGTTGGAAGAAGTAATGAAGAAATCGGCCCATTTGGGCAGGGAAGcatgggctatgttattaaGACAAGTAAGAACATACCTCGCATGGGTAGAAGGAACTACGACTCGGTGAGTATCAATAAAACTAAGCCTGTTCTAACACTTTATATTCatctacgttattttattatcattcattATATATATCAGTCCGCAGTAGTGGAAAGCTTCTGGGGCACACCAAGCTTAATTGTTTCGGATGTATTCGTTGGTTTCTTTATAAATCTTGGCTTACAGGAGATGTTATGAAAAGCACGTATCGTGGGCGAATATTGTTTTGTAGAAacgtaaaaaaatcacaaataaagtgataaaaattacaattcttattatattttcaggaGAACCGTTACGATATCCCGAAGTTTTATCAGCTGCCAAATGAAAATTTCCAAGTTTATGAAGGTAGTAAACACGTATTATGTTATACGAAACATTGAACAAATTACGGAAAAATTACAAGCAACTACATTGTTTCAGATGACCAGCAGGAATATCAGGCCCCAATCGAGGCTTACTTCCCCAAACGCTTAGAAAACATGAAACGATAAAACATGGCTGGCCATAAATATATGTACTAACGCAACATAATTTACTTACATGgacaattgattttaattaatttagttgaaTAAATCTACAGCATGCAtgcattttttgttgtttttatttctttttaatctaaCTTTATCGTATAACGTAACGTAATCTTCCAAATTTACTGTCACTGTCACCTACACTATCCGGATAAAACCAAAATACCACAACGTTAGTATTTATCCCTCTCACACTAGTTCAAAATGGTATTGTCTATCTCTTTTTGTGTCAACCatgagtgacatttaaaatcaatCTTTTTATTCTCGGATTTCTTCCACTGGTTTTGTGGAAgaaatttatctatttattttgaatattactATCTAAATTTCTCGTGTGtataaaataagacaaaatgGTACTCACCGCGGACGTTCACCTGCCCGAAGATTCGGAATTGACGGTGTCTGAAGTTCATTTATCGTCTTCTACTTTGATCGCTGGCTCCTTTCATTTAGGAAAATATTGTGAACAAGCCAATAATGTGAGTAAatcttcattatttaatgaaGCTTTAAGTGGATCTTGTTGTTGTAAGTCAAGACTTCCCATTTCTTGTATGTTACAGTTAAATTGATTGCATAATCGTATTTAAATGAGGTTATGTTATGATAggtataatgataaaaaaaatgtattactcTTAATCATTTTTTCGTTGCTGTGTTCTAAGCTACACAAACAGTCacttaaagataatatttattcaattcttGCTTATTATTTAGTTCACTATTTTATGGAACCATTTCTTATATGTACCAGTACAGGATACAAATAAAAGTGCTGTTTAGATGGAAGGAGcacctaaataaatatgtaaaatataacctttttcattaatttgtatgtaCTCACAGAAgtgatcataaaaatatatacatattatattatactttaaattagaataaaatacataatatttattcaaattacaagattgagtaggtattaaaaaaggTACTAGTTAAGATCTTCCCCTTTGCTGTTTCTTCATATATCTGTGAGCAcaactttaaagtaaaattatgtagCTTCAgtatctgtttatttataagaattttcAACCGCAAATAGTCATTTGTTACATTAAAAGTTAGATTTGTGTACTCTACTTAGTTAAAAAACATATGAAATTGTACATCATTTTTCAGGAAATCACACACAAATAATCAGTGGATTTGTCAACAAATATCTAAAACAACCTTTCAccaagaagtaaaaaaaaaacattaagaaataatCTAATATTATCTTCCTAACAAATTCCAGGAATACATGCTATGCCGCTTAGAGGAGAATGATCCGAGGAAATGCATCAAGGAGGGCAAGGCTGTCACGGCCTGCACGATGGAGTTCTTCCGGAAGGTGAAGAACTCTTGCCTGAATGAGTTCAACCAGTACTCCAACTGTATTGACAAGAGCTCTGGCGACTTCAGTTTGAGGCAgtaagtagaaaataataaacataattaatatttaaaaaaatatttgctaagtatcaaaattttacaaaatcaaaatgtacaGTCATGTGTATATTTTGTACATGTTTATGTGAATGAAAAAATACTACAGTGAGTTAAAGGTATACTGTACAGGTTGTAGCTGCTTTTTATCTGGCTTGAAATCTATATTTCAAAATCCAAATAAGTAAAGAATCAGTAAAacttaaacacattttttgttaaatgtaaatGGCAACACTGGCAGAAAGCAAAATATCCCAATTGGTTCAAAAAGTTTGTTGCAATCCAttctcaatactttatttaatgttcaGACTTTTATGTGTTGTAATACAGTTTGAATCCTGTGAGTGATTCATTTGTATACGGCTTCATCTCCCAATAATGAGGAAATGACATAAAATGCCttttatctctttcatttccaccagcaaaagtaggagaaacaaaaacaaatcacatGTACATTtacaatcattaattaattcctattcaTGTGCAAGAATCCCTTCTCAGgcgaaatattataaaatttgcaGGCATTTTACTGTCTTTCCACCCTATACTTCACcagaaataacttttttgaaATGGCGGGGTAACACGTCCGCAATCCGCGGGATAGGATGCGGATATTTTCACACTTTTACTGAATTAACCTAATCGCAATGCAGTCTCCGATTTGATCGATGCGCAaagcaattcatcacgcactaTGTATAATAGAATTAATAGACCTTACACATTTGATCTTTCGTTTCCAGATGCCGCAACACTCAGGCTGTGTTCGACAAGTGCGCGCTCGACAAGCTGAACATCGAACGTCCGGCCTTCGGGTACTTCACCGAGGCGCGTGTACATGATACCAAGAGGTAATACTTATTCGTAATTAAGAATAAGAGTTAAGACTGAGCTCGTCAAGGCGGGGAAGGGATTTGACAATTATCACTAGGGGTACGAAAGACGTAGTaagatcatcatcggcctagccttgccggttcagctgagtaccagtgttttacaaggagcgactgcctatctgacctcctcaacccagttacctgggcaacacgacaccccttggttagactggctgtcagactttttcaagcatctgactacttgtaacgactatcaaagatgtaggaataacagctgggacccacaatttaacgtgccttccgaaacacggaggaactcgctatgacaaagatggtcacccatctacggaccaaccgcgtcaagcatagcttaacctgtgatcgaatcacttatgcggttatggcacagccacgagctcctcggaCGTAGTAAGAAATCAcgcatatttattaaaaaaaaaaaaccgcgcGATTCCTTAAACAAAAAGCGGCTTGTAAACATACTGGGTTTGTGTCTTTTAATGTTCATTGGACAACTTACTACCAGCAGCAgcttaatgtaaataattacattgtaattaatattttacggcatcatgatattaaatataatgataattattctCTTTCCAGGCCAAAGCCTTTGGAAGAACCGAAGGCGGTGTACCCGGACAGTACTCCGGAACTACCGGAGAATGCCGAGAAGAAACCAGCAAGATTCGGCTCTCGATTCTACTGGATGACCGAATAAACGGCCATAGCCgaccaaacaataaaaaaagacaatggTATTTGCGCGAAAAATGGAATGACGTTACTTTTGGCGGGAATTCTGTTTCGATTTTGACagattttgttgtaaataataatgggaaatatttattttgcataaaactaaatatatctaaaattattatttaatacccTGTTCCCTGTTATTATTGACGGGATccgtttttattgtaaaaatttaatctaatcgatgaaaatttgaattttcctTTGCCATTGCTATGTTTCGTTTCACCTTTTTCACGCAATACCATCGTCCAAAAAAGTAAGGCATTTGATAAGTTTTCTCCTAACagcaataagtttatttaaattataagaaaacaGTGTTAACAGAACAATAAATCATGTGCAACTCGTCTAATGTTTTACTTTGTTTATGAAATAGCTATTATTGATTTGTAGAGTAATAAATgttggaatttatattttgttttattttttcggcATCCAGCCTTTGTGGGATTTGTGTGTCGTTTAA
This genomic window from Trichoplusia ni isolate ovarian cell line Hi5 chromosome 21, tn1, whole genome shotgun sequence contains:
- the LOC113504104 gene encoding uncharacterized protein LOC113504104, with product MNSKLATVLMAYCLIHFFSGSESSFIKPNNVPRVGRSNEEIGPFGQGSMGYVIKTSKNIPRMGRRNYDSENRYDIPKFYQLPNENFQVYEDDQQEYQAPIEAYFPKRLENMKR
- the LOC113504103 gene encoding NADH dehydrogenase [ubiquinone] 1 alpha subcomplex subunit 8, with the protein product MVLTADVHLPEDSELTVSEVHLSSSTLIAGSFHLGKYCEQANNEYMLCRLEENDPRKCIKEGKAVTACTMEFFRKVKNSCLNEFNQYSNCIDKSSGDFSLRQCRNTQAVFDKCALDKLNIERPAFGYFTEARVHDTKRPKPLEEPKAVYPDSTPELPENAEKKPARFGSRFYWMTE